The proteins below are encoded in one region of Desulfobacterales bacterium:
- a CDS encoding DUF2304 domain-containing protein, whose product MPVYNIITALIGLATGALILFLVRKDRLSVNYTLWWGFVAAGLVIAGLIPQLSDFVGRLLGIHYPPILFVIIAICLIFIKILFMDIHRSKHEQQIKILAQRLALYENNMDKDD is encoded by the coding sequence ATGCCGGTTTATAACATTATTACGGCACTGATCGGGCTTGCCACAGGCGCCCTGATACTATTTCTTGTGCGAAAGGACCGGCTCTCGGTGAATTATACTCTCTGGTGGGGATTTGTGGCAGCGGGCCTTGTCATTGCCGGCTTGATTCCGCAGCTTTCAGACTTTGTGGGCCGGCTGCTGGGGATTCACTATCCGCCCATCCTGTTCGTGATCATCGCCATCTGCTTAATATTTATTAAAATTCTGTTTATGGATATCCACCGCTCCAAACACGAGCAGCAGATCAAAATCCTGGCCCAGCGGCTGGCCTTGTATGAAAATAATATGGATAAGGATGATTAA
- a CDS encoding tetratricopeptide repeat protein, whose amino-acid sequence MIFLGDNSIARITAGFRYWDFTMAERLLTEFRIIGFYLSLLFFPHPSRLTLDYDYPLSYSALHPSTTILAIIMVTALFFLAVYTARKHRVLAFCLLWFLGNLVIESSVIPIELIYEHRLYLPSIMIAMLVANIVFKTLKPQWLSIAGMLVIAVILGFWTHERNVLWSDDVQFWKDAGRKAPEDARPLKNLAFSLQQNGRYKEAIPYYRRSFGMAEQPAILYNIGLCYSAMEYHVEAITAFRKGIEENYKPAMAYAKLGYELTMIGEFNTAIENYRQALEIDPENQAIKEDLQQLIRFLRQCGAPEACVEALIDQYPENPALKFKMGIVYEGQGKTRQAASAYEKVLSMVSAREREIYILALNHLATSHLRLGAVDKAMALFLEGAELSPDDYKFAYQLAALHAYKGNPEKSCEWLEKAVDSGFDDLNRLESDTRFNAVRDNEWFLRIQKRVKKNPAGSN is encoded by the coding sequence TTGATTTTTCTGGGCGACAACTCGATTGCACGAATAACAGCGGGATTTCGCTATTGGGATTTTACAATGGCGGAAAGGCTTCTAACCGAATTCCGGATTATTGGATTTTACCTCAGCCTTTTGTTTTTCCCGCATCCGTCACGTCTTACCCTGGATTATGATTATCCCCTGTCCTATTCTGCCCTTCATCCGTCAACCACTATACTCGCAATAATTATGGTGACGGCACTTTTTTTTCTGGCGGTTTATACGGCCAGAAAACATCGGGTGCTTGCGTTTTGTCTACTCTGGTTTCTGGGCAATTTGGTGATAGAATCCTCAGTAATTCCTATCGAGCTTATATATGAGCACCGACTGTACCTGCCATCCATTATGATCGCTATGCTGGTAGCGAATATTGTTTTTAAAACGTTAAAGCCACAATGGCTGTCGATAGCTGGCATGTTGGTCATTGCTGTGATTTTAGGCTTTTGGACTCATGAGAGAAATGTTTTATGGAGCGATGACGTTCAATTCTGGAAAGATGCTGGGCGCAAGGCGCCTGAGGATGCCAGGCCGCTTAAGAATTTGGCTTTTTCATTGCAGCAGAACGGACGATACAAAGAGGCGATTCCGTATTATAGAAGGTCTTTTGGGATGGCTGAACAGCCGGCGATTTTATATAATATAGGCCTGTGTTATAGTGCAATGGAATACCATGTAGAAGCTATCACCGCTTTCCGTAAAGGCATAGAAGAAAACTACAAGCCGGCAATGGCATACGCCAAATTGGGGTATGAATTGACCATGATAGGTGAGTTTAACACCGCTATCGAAAATTATCGCCAGGCGCTTGAAATTGATCCGGAGAACCAGGCGATTAAAGAGGACCTTCAACAGTTGATTCGGTTTTTAAGGCAATGCGGCGCCCCTGAAGCATGCGTTGAGGCCTTGATCGATCAATATCCTGAGAATCCGGCGCTCAAGTTTAAGATGGGGATAGTATATGAGGGGCAGGGAAAAACCAGGCAGGCTGCTTCAGCCTATGAAAAAGTGCTGTCAATGGTTTCAGCCAGGGAACGAGAGATATATATACTAGCCTTAAACCATCTGGCTACTTCCCATCTGCGCTTAGGTGCGGTTGACAAGGCCATGGCCTTGTTTTTAGAGGGTGCTGAGCTGTCCCCGGATGATTATAAGTTTGCCTATCAGCTGGCGGCCCTTCACGCTTACAAGGGCAATCCGGAAAAATCCTGTGAATGGCTTGAAAAGGCTGTTGACAGCGGTTTTGATGACCTGAATCGTCTGGAATCGGATACCCGCTTCAATGCTGTTCGGGATAATGAGTGGTTTTTGAGAATCCAAAAAAGAGTTAAGAAAAATCCGGCAGGGTCAAATTAA
- a CDS encoding sulfotransferase domain-containing protein, translated as MIYIVSGLPRSGTSMLMKMLEAGGIEILTDYRRTADVDNPKGYFEYEAIKKLAEDAEWINHIEAKGIKVISHLLPYLPRTQSYKVLFVLRPIEEVMLSQARMLERTGDTAGLEDQDKLARKFKDHLYTIRLWIAKQAHMECLFIKYRDIINAPQEYAEKISAFIQVPCNIQAMADVVDSRLYRNKITS; from the coding sequence ATGATTTATATTGTATCCGGATTGCCGCGCTCCGGCACCTCCATGCTCATGAAAATGCTTGAAGCCGGGGGCATTGAAATTTTGACCGATTATCGCCGAACGGCTGATGTTGACAACCCGAAAGGCTACTTCGAATACGAAGCAATTAAAAAGCTGGCCGAAGATGCTGAATGGATTAATCATATTGAGGCGAAAGGGATAAAGGTCATTTCTCACTTGTTGCCATATTTACCCAGAACGCAATCTTATAAAGTTTTATTTGTACTGCGGCCCATTGAAGAGGTCATGCTATCTCAAGCACGAATGCTTGAACGCACGGGAGACACAGCGGGTCTTGAGGATCAGGACAAACTGGCCCGAAAATTTAAAGATCATTTGTATACGATACGATTGTGGATAGCCAAACAGGCTCACATGGAATGCCTTTTTATAAAATACAGGGATATTATAAATGCCCCTCAAGAATACGCTGAAAAAATCAGTGCTTTTATCCAGGTCCCATGTAACATCCAGGCCATGGCAGATGTTGTGGACAGTCGTTTATACCGAAACAAAATTACATCCTAA
- a CDS encoding alkaline phosphatase family protein — translation MPIIFLLLIFVLWLVMPACAFAYIGPGAGFAVISSFFILLATGFLAVFTILLWPFRAGILYLKKSRVRKNKKAGRVIVLGFDGLDPGLVNEYMNSDLLPHFKNLSQSGTFSKLSTTKPSISPVAWSSFATGVNPGKHRIFDFYTRDTNTYLPVLSSAEIATITKPIKIGPLKWQRNKTVVRFLRKATSFWQTIGKNGIFSSVLRVPISFPPEKFYGASLSAMCTPDLRGSQGAFTCYTSAAEQHTSGISEGAYVPVEIQNNCFQTQIYGPRMPGQNSELTIHVQGKLDLERNQLILQIHKNSYRLMPGEYSPWIRLSFKTGVHKKVTGIARFLLKQIEPDMRLYMSPINIDPEKPVLPVSHPFYYSVVLSKLYGPFSTLGLSEDTWALNEGVIDEQDFLDQSYDIYEDRKKHFFDALKKNREGLIVSVFDTSDRIQHMFFRYLDPDHPANTDKDNLKHKLAIQGMYQRMDQMVGEVMSRLKKNDVLMIISDHGFTQFKWGININSWLWKNGYLVFHDNMKPGGSWFENVDWRHTKAYGMGLTGIFINLEHRESQGIVKNGDERFKLQLELKEKLESLIDEKTGIAPIRRAMLCQMNLSGPYVDDAPDLLIGYEKGYRASWNSAVGKATDCVIEPNTRRWSGDHSVDPELVPGIFFCNRKVQEKNPSILDIAPTIQDLFGVPPLKNQDGRTLNLSFKSQRP, via the coding sequence ATGCCCATTATTTTCCTGCTTTTGATCTTTGTCCTTTGGCTGGTCATGCCGGCCTGCGCATTCGCCTATATAGGGCCGGGGGCGGGTTTTGCGGTGATATCATCCTTCTTTATCCTTTTGGCCACGGGATTTCTGGCGGTTTTTACAATTCTGCTATGGCCTTTCCGGGCAGGAATTTTATATTTAAAAAAATCCCGGGTCCGAAAAAACAAAAAAGCCGGCCGCGTGATTGTACTGGGGTTTGACGGACTTGATCCCGGACTTGTCAATGAGTATATGAACAGCGATTTGCTGCCGCACTTTAAAAACCTGAGCCAGTCAGGAACGTTCTCGAAGCTTTCCACCACCAAGCCGTCCATTTCTCCGGTGGCCTGGTCATCTTTTGCCACCGGCGTCAACCCGGGAAAGCATCGCATTTTTGACTTCTATACCCGGGATACGAACACCTATCTCCCGGTATTATCCTCTGCCGAAATCGCCACTATCACCAAACCTATAAAGATAGGGCCCTTAAAATGGCAAAGAAATAAAACTGTTGTCCGGTTTCTGCGAAAAGCCACCTCTTTCTGGCAGACCATCGGAAAAAACGGTATCTTTTCATCGGTTTTGCGGGTCCCCATATCTTTTCCCCCGGAAAAATTTTACGGCGCCAGCCTCTCCGCCATGTGCACACCGGATTTGCGAGGCAGCCAGGGCGCTTTTACATGCTATACAAGTGCGGCGGAACAACATACATCGGGAATTTCAGAAGGGGCTTATGTACCTGTTGAAATACAGAACAATTGCTTTCAAACCCAAATATACGGCCCCAGAATGCCTGGCCAAAATTCCGAATTGACCATCCATGTCCAAGGAAAGCTTGATTTAGAACGAAACCAGCTGATTCTCCAAATCCACAAAAATTCTTATAGACTGATGCCGGGCGAATATTCACCCTGGATTCGGCTGTCCTTTAAAACCGGGGTACATAAAAAAGTTACCGGGATTGCCCGATTCCTGCTTAAACAAATAGAGCCTGACATGCGCCTTTACATGAGCCCGATTAATATTGATCCGGAAAAACCTGTTTTGCCGGTTTCCCATCCTTTCTATTATTCCGTTGTTTTATCGAAGCTTTATGGCCCATTTTCAACTCTGGGGCTTTCCGAAGACACTTGGGCATTAAATGAGGGGGTTATTGATGAACAGGACTTCCTTGATCAAAGCTATGATATCTATGAGGATCGAAAAAAACATTTCTTTGATGCGCTTAAAAAAAACAGAGAGGGCTTAATCGTATCCGTATTTGACACCAGTGACCGCATCCAGCACATGTTCTTCAGATACCTCGATCCAGATCACCCGGCCAATACAGACAAAGACAACCTTAAACATAAGCTGGCCATACAGGGAATGTATCAACGCATGGATCAAATGGTCGGGGAAGTAATGAGCCGGCTGAAGAAAAATGATGTGCTGATGATTATTTCGGATCACGGCTTTACACAATTTAAATGGGGGATTAATATCAATTCCTGGCTTTGGAAAAACGGGTATCTGGTGTTTCATGACAATATGAAGCCCGGCGGAAGCTGGTTTGAAAACGTTGACTGGCGTCATACAAAAGCATACGGTATGGGATTAACGGGAATTTTTATCAATCTTGAACACCGAGAAAGCCAGGGAATAGTGAAAAACGGGGATGAACGATTTAAATTGCAACTCGAACTCAAAGAAAAACTCGAGTCCCTAATCGATGAAAAAACCGGGATAGCCCCCATACGCCGGGCGATGCTCTGCCAAATGAATCTCAGCGGCCCCTATGTCGACGATGCGCCGGACCTTTTAATCGGCTATGAAAAAGGATACCGCGCTTCCTGGAACAGTGCAGTAGGGAAAGCCACGGATTGCGTTATCGAACCCAATACCCGGCGCTGGTCCGGGGATCATTCCGTAGATCCGGAACTGGTGCCGGGGATTTTTTTCTGCAATCGCAAAGTTCAAGAAAAAAACCCCTCCATCCTGGATATTGCGCCGACCATTCAGGATCTTTTCGGCGTTCCCCCACTTAAAAATCAGGATGGACGGACATTAAACCTTTCGTTTAAAAGCCAAAGACCATGA
- a CDS encoding alkaline phosphatase family protein, protein MNRRQFIKYLTAMGATAILPLHSSLYAAKRHPKVMVLGIDGMDVRLTRQFLSKGLLPNIQKLIKNGAMTPMQTSMPPQSPVAWSNVTTGAPPGMHGIYDFIHRDPETMAPYLSTSEVTPPKRVLHIADYRIPLSAGDTRLLRKGKPFWEALGQREIPTTIFKMPANFPCQSNTSVNMVSGMGTPDLRGGYGSYTLVTTSAEKNNLSGGRRISIQFSQGRADVRLPGPANSLRDGSPESHVPLTIWRDKHNPVARIRLQDNELVLKQGEWSGWQEIAFPMMGQLISVKGICKILIKQVHPDFSMYISPININPAAPSLPIAYPESYAEKLTRQVGMFYTQGFPEDTKALSDGILSEDQYLELADQVFDERERLLDFELDRFSKIRSGMLFFYFSSLDQNTHMYWRMMDDANPLYSQEMAAKYGDTILSYYLRVDRIIQKIMDQIDTRDPDTTLLIMSDHGFGAFNRQVNLNTWLHEKGYLSLNGRINQVAGKDGYFQKVDWKRTAAYNVGINCIYLNREQREANGIVTNGQANSLLKMLSKDLKALRDPETGDNAVSRIRIIPPEEQQRHPDAPDIIVGWNEGYRNSWKSILGSFESEIFKDNTDKWSGDHCMDPAFVPALLISNHKLSKTSPSLCDIGPTILDRFAIQPGADMTGTSLFKG, encoded by the coding sequence ATGAATCGACGACAATTTATAAAATACCTCACAGCAATGGGAGCGACAGCCATACTCCCCCTTCACAGTTCTTTATATGCCGCCAAACGCCATCCCAAAGTCATGGTACTTGGCATTGACGGCATGGATGTCCGTTTGACCCGGCAGTTTTTAAGCAAAGGCCTGCTGCCGAACATCCAAAAGCTCATTAAAAATGGTGCGATGACCCCTATGCAAACAAGCATGCCGCCCCAAAGCCCCGTAGCATGGTCAAATGTAACAACAGGAGCGCCCCCGGGCATGCACGGTATTTATGATTTTATACACCGTGATCCGGAAACTATGGCGCCTTATTTATCAACATCAGAAGTCACGCCCCCCAAACGTGTTCTGCATATCGCTGATTACCGGATACCGCTCTCGGCGGGAGACACGCGGTTGCTTCGCAAAGGAAAACCTTTCTGGGAGGCGCTAGGCCAAAGAGAAATCCCCACAACAATCTTTAAAATGCCGGCCAACTTTCCCTGCCAATCAAACACCTCCGTTAATATGGTCTCTGGCATGGGAACACCGGATCTCAGGGGAGGATATGGCAGCTACACTTTAGTAACAACTTCTGCTGAAAAAAATAATCTTTCAGGCGGCCGCCGCATCTCCATTCAATTCAGCCAGGGACGTGCGGATGTCAGATTGCCGGGGCCTGCCAACAGCTTGCGCGACGGCAGCCCGGAAAGCCATGTCCCCCTTACCATCTGGCGGGACAAACATAATCCGGTCGCCCGCATCCGTCTTCAGGATAATGAACTTGTGCTCAAACAAGGCGAATGGAGCGGCTGGCAGGAAATCGCATTCCCTATGATGGGGCAACTAATCAGCGTCAAAGGAATTTGCAAGATATTGATCAAGCAGGTGCATCCGGACTTTTCAATGTACATCTCGCCCATCAATATCAACCCCGCAGCTCCTTCCCTGCCAATCGCATATCCAGAGAGCTACGCCGAGAAACTCACCCGGCAGGTGGGCATGTTTTATACCCAGGGTTTTCCGGAGGATACCAAGGCCCTTTCTGACGGCATCCTTTCCGAAGATCAATATTTGGAACTTGCTGATCAGGTTTTTGATGAACGGGAACGCTTACTGGATTTTGAACTTGACCGGTTTTCAAAAATTCGCAGCGGCATGCTTTTTTTCTATTTTTCCAGCCTGGATCAAAACACCCATATGTATTGGCGCATGATGGATGATGCCAATCCATTGTACTCCCAGGAAATGGCTGCAAAATACGGTGACACCATCCTTTCCTACTATCTCAGGGTGGATCGTATCATTCAAAAAATCATGGATCAAATCGACACCCGGGATCCGGATACGACCCTGCTTATCATGAGCGATCATGGATTTGGCGCATTTAATCGTCAGGTCAATCTCAACACCTGGCTTCATGAAAAGGGCTATCTCTCACTGAATGGCAGAATCAACCAAGTGGCCGGAAAAGATGGCTATTTCCAAAAAGTTGACTGGAAGCGAACCGCCGCCTACAATGTGGGGATTAATTGTATTTATTTAAACAGGGAGCAACGAGAGGCCAACGGCATTGTTACAAACGGTCAGGCCAACAGCCTGCTTAAAATGCTCAGCAAGGACCTGAAAGCCCTGCGTGATCCTGAAACCGGAGACAACGCTGTTTCCCGAATCCGCATCATCCCCCCGGAAGAGCAGCAGCGGCATCCGGATGCCCCGGATATTATTGTGGGCTGGAACGAAGGCTACCGAAATTCCTGGAAAAGTATACTCGGCAGCTTTGAATCCGAAATATTCAAAGACAATACAGACAAATGGAGCGGGGACCATTGCATGGATCCGGCTTTTGTGCCCGCCCTGTTGATCAGCAACCATAAACTATCCAAGACATCCCCAAGCCTCTGCGATATCGGCCCCACCATACTGGACCGTTTTGCTATTCAACCGGGTGCGGACATGACCGGCACCAGCCTTTTTAAAGGCTGA
- a CDS encoding glycosyltransferase — MRPANQFAADKVLAAVIARQGEDTIQPLLDTCLSKTGISVLLIDNASHDATCEKAHKANIENLECRALPTNIGVAAAANMALAAALERRSCWLWMLDQDSRCTPGCLARLLETAEALNRTDSPVGAVAACARSAKYPEHVHWPYRWNGVSFEEPADIGEALVQQTPWKVDSSLSSGTLYAVEALNRVGGFRSDYFIDFVEHELHLRLRDAGYSFYWDPGAVIYHQLGQYQKLTPQGLWLEHAPERYYYMARNMMDGLYRAGGRPARRHFLRHTLPGHIFLQFRWGRHPIRATAYALKGLYHAWRKEFKPLPASIRKKNIGR, encoded by the coding sequence ATGCGTCCAGCAAATCAATTCGCCGCTGATAAAGTGTTGGCAGCGGTCATTGCCCGGCAAGGGGAGGATACGATTCAACCCCTTTTAGATACCTGCCTGTCAAAAACTGGCATATCGGTGCTTTTGATTGATAATGCCTCGCATGATGCTACATGCGAAAAAGCGCACAAAGCCAATATCGAAAACCTTGAATGTCGGGCTTTACCGACCAATATTGGCGTAGCTGCTGCGGCCAATATGGCCTTGGCAGCGGCTCTTGAAAGAAGATCGTGTTGGCTCTGGATGCTGGATCAAGACAGCCGTTGCACGCCCGGTTGTCTCGCCCGTTTACTGGAAACCGCTGAAGCTCTGAACCGAACCGACTCGCCTGTAGGCGCTGTGGCAGCCTGTGCGCGGAGCGCTAAATACCCAGAGCACGTGCATTGGCCCTATCGCTGGAATGGGGTAAGTTTCGAGGAACCTGCAGATATCGGAGAGGCGCTGGTCCAGCAAACACCGTGGAAGGTGGATTCCAGCCTGAGCTCAGGCACGCTTTATGCCGTTGAAGCTCTCAACAGGGTCGGAGGATTTCGAAGCGACTATTTTATCGATTTTGTGGAGCATGAGCTGCACTTGCGCCTTCGCGATGCGGGCTATAGTTTTTACTGGGATCCCGGTGCTGTAATTTACCATCAACTCGGCCAGTACCAAAAGCTCACGCCGCAAGGGCTATGGCTGGAACATGCTCCCGAGCGTTATTATTACATGGCGCGCAACATGATGGACGGGCTTTACCGCGCCGGCGGCCGTCCCGCCCGGCGGCATTTTCTTCGGCACACCTTACCCGGTCATATATTCCTGCAATTTCGCTGGGGCCGTCACCCGATAAGGGCCACGGCCTATGCGCTAAAAGGGTTGTATCATGCCTGGAGAAAGGAGTTTAAGCCTTTGCCCGCATCAATCCGCAAAAAAAATATTGGCCGATAG
- a CDS encoding sulfatase, whose amino-acid sequence MAFDEIRLKTPSIPDHSAILQKNEDQILQSPHTVMNYYYRVPAGSNLEVAAAPLKNPVTGKILISSGDKETKRIDLAVKKNDSASKKISLEPFAGQIVKFSFCIADDASQPQTPTESTLKNGVLWSKLKIDKAENDLDEQTPTKTAPLNKFKKSIRNLDVIYIVFDAFNAKHSNIYGYNRDTTPFLAQLSKRGIVFDHFFANQPYTLASTATLLTSTYCDEHGLIRHQNRLSPVVQTLPEILSDHDVASYLITGHTYFKETWGLQRGFTDVFFDLKYNNQANEIRNALETIYQSANDQTAQKFIYLHLMPPHAPYEPPEKYQTFHQENHTPISVSSETLQKIQDKEIEASQSQLEHIKAMYDANILFADAIAQKIVDFLESRQLKEKTIIFFTSDHGEAFMEHGFTTHNDSIYDDMLHIPFIISTPEKIQTERKNIPNIASIVDIKPTLLDIFNIRATDRLKGTSLLPTLFEESAKGHMDHIYLETLARTGQIGIRDLNYKLIIAPDGNELFDLQKDPAEQNNCFNERPLIAGYYLQKLKRYQDQNERAGTGGDVNIENLDEKTLNQLKELGYIK is encoded by the coding sequence GTGGCTTTTGATGAAATTCGGCTGAAAACACCGAGCATACCGGATCATTCGGCAATACTACAAAAAAATGAAGATCAGATCCTTCAATCTCCCCATACGGTAATGAATTATTATTATCGCGTCCCCGCCGGTAGTAACCTTGAGGTAGCGGCGGCGCCTCTGAAAAACCCTGTTACGGGCAAAATTCTTATTTCATCCGGAGACAAAGAGACGAAACGCATTGATCTGGCGGTTAAAAAAAATGATTCGGCTTCCAAAAAAATATCTCTTGAACCGTTTGCCGGCCAGATAGTCAAATTTTCATTCTGCATAGCGGATGATGCATCTCAACCCCAGACCCCGACGGAATCAACTCTGAAAAATGGTGTATTATGGTCTAAGCTAAAAATTGACAAAGCAGAAAACGACCTGGATGAACAGACGCCGACGAAAACAGCCCCGCTAAATAAATTCAAAAAAAGCATCCGAAATCTGGATGTCATCTATATTGTTTTTGACGCATTTAATGCGAAGCACTCTAATATATACGGATACAACAGGGATACAACCCCCTTCCTGGCCCAATTATCTAAAAGAGGCATTGTATTTGACCATTTTTTTGCCAATCAGCCATATACCCTGGCATCCACTGCAACCCTACTGACCTCGACCTATTGTGACGAGCACGGTTTGATTCGTCACCAAAACCGGCTTAGTCCAGTGGTTCAAACATTGCCGGAAATTTTGTCTGATCATGATGTGGCATCCTATCTTATCACTGGCCACACCTATTTTAAAGAAACATGGGGGCTTCAACGCGGATTTACAGATGTTTTTTTCGATCTTAAGTATAACAATCAGGCAAATGAAATCCGGAACGCTCTGGAAACAATTTATCAGTCCGCTAATGATCAGACAGCACAAAAATTCATATATCTGCATCTGATGCCGCCACACGCCCCTTACGAACCGCCTGAAAAGTATCAAACTTTTCATCAGGAAAATCATACACCGATATCAGTCAGCTCTGAAACGCTTCAAAAAATTCAAGATAAGGAAATAGAGGCCAGCCAAAGCCAATTAGAACACATAAAAGCCATGTATGACGCAAATATATTATTCGCTGATGCCATTGCGCAAAAAATCGTTGATTTTCTGGAATCCAGGCAATTAAAAGAAAAAACGATTATTTTCTTCACCTCAGATCACGGTGAGGCATTTATGGAACACGGTTTTACTACGCATAATGACTCAATTTATGACGATATGCTCCATATACCGTTTATTATCTCAACACCGGAAAAAATCCAGACAGAGCGTAAAAATATCCCGAACATCGCCAGCATTGTGGATATCAAACCGACTCTTTTGGATATATTCAACATCCGCGCAACAGACAGACTTAAAGGCACCAGCCTTCTGCCGACATTGTTTGAGGAATCGGCAAAGGGCCATATGGACCATATTTACCTTGAAACATTGGCAAGAACCGGGCAGATCGGCATCAGAGATTTGAATTATAAATTGATTATAGCCCCGGACGGCAACGAATTGTTCGATTTACAGAAAGATCCGGCCGAGCAAAACAACTGCTTCAATGAGCGGCCGCTGATAGCCGGCTATTACCTGCAAAAATTGAAAAGATATCAAGATCAAAACGAGAGGGCCGGCACAGGGGGAGACGTAAATATTGAAAATTTGGATGAAAAAACTTTAAACCAGTTAAAAGAACTGGGCTATATAAAATAA
- a CDS encoding class I SAM-dependent methyltransferase, translated as MIERKKPEEFDQFADTYNDLLEKQLSVLNRDIGYFAEYKIAKVFSKTEAFPRKILDFGCGTGRSIPYLKKYFPDSKISGCDVSVKSLRAASKNFPYADFYLVSELALQKNQPKFDLVLAAGILHHIPINERHQTLKKIASLMDFNADLFIFEQNPLNPVTKYFVNTCPFDENASLLKRKDALDGIEQSGMEVKSSGYTLFFPGFLKPLRRFEPYLEWLPLGGQYYIHAVNKPLRA; from the coding sequence TTGATAGAGAGAAAGAAACCTGAAGAGTTTGATCAATTTGCCGACACGTATAATGATTTACTGGAAAAGCAGCTTTCTGTTTTAAATCGCGATATCGGTTATTTTGCTGAATATAAGATCGCAAAGGTTTTTTCCAAAACCGAGGCTTTCCCCCGAAAAATACTGGATTTCGGGTGTGGTACGGGGCGCAGCATTCCCTACTTAAAAAAATATTTTCCTGACTCAAAGATTAGCGGCTGTGATGTATCTGTAAAAAGTTTGCGCGCCGCTTCGAAAAATTTTCCTTATGCGGATTTTTATTTGGTTTCGGAATTGGCACTTCAAAAAAACCAGCCGAAATTCGACCTTGTATTGGCCGCTGGGATTCTGCATCATATCCCGATCAATGAGAGGCACCAAACGCTAAAAAAAATAGCCAGCTTAATGGATTTCAATGCAGATTTATTTATTTTTGAGCAGAATCCGTTGAATCCGGTTACAAAATATTTCGTAAATACGTGCCCGTTTGACGAAAACGCCAGCCTGTTAAAACGAAAAGACGCGCTTGATGGTATCGAACAATCAGGTATGGAGGTAAAGAGTTCAGGTTATACGCTTTTTTTTCCTGGTTTTTTAAAACCGTTGCGCCGGTTTGAGCCTTATTTAGAGTGGCTGCCGTTGGGCGGTCAATATTACATTCACGCCGTTAATAAGCCCTTGAGGGCGTAA
- a CDS encoding glycosyltransferase family 2 protein, producing MPDAPNLPALAVVSPCYNESEVIKDTVKQLSEYLDHLINLKIVSKDSFCCFVDDGSKDNTWDIIKHESQTYQNVSCIKLAGNVGQQKALMAGLSYVADKIDCAVTIDADLQDDISVIEQMVGSFKNGYDIVYGVKDSRHADSISKRYTAQAYYKLLKLCGVNIIYNHADFRLLSAKAIQALEKYEESHVFLRGIIPSLGFSSTSITYSIKERAGGRSKYNLKRMLALAWDGITSFSVTPLRFVMLIGLFIAILSTGVGIWIVSLTIFAEDMIVPGWASTLLPIFFLGGIQILAIGIIGEYLGKIYLEVKKRPRFIVEEIVDREKET from the coding sequence ATGCCGGATGCCCCGAATTTACCTGCATTAGCTGTTGTTTCTCCTTGTTATAACGAATCCGAAGTCATCAAAGACACGGTGAAGCAATTATCTGAATATCTTGATCATCTGATCAATCTTAAAATTGTATCTAAGGACAGCTTCTGTTGTTTTGTAGATGACGGCAGCAAGGATAATACCTGGGATATTATAAAGCATGAAAGCCAAACATATCAAAATGTAAGCTGTATCAAGCTTGCCGGCAATGTCGGCCAGCAAAAGGCATTAATGGCCGGGTTGTCTTATGTTGCTGATAAAATAGATTGTGCTGTTACTATTGATGCAGATCTGCAGGATGATATAAGTGTCATTGAGCAGATGGTCGGCAGTTTTAAAAATGGCTATGATATTGTTTATGGAGTAAAGGATTCGAGGCATGCAGATTCAATTTCAAAACGATATACGGCTCAAGCATATTATAAATTGTTAAAACTATGTGGTGTTAATATTATTTATAATCATGCCGATTTCAGATTGTTGAGTGCGAAAGCCATTCAAGCACTTGAAAAATATGAAGAGAGCCACGTTTTTTTGAGAGGCATTATCCCATCGCTCGGTTTTTCGAGTACGAGCATAACATATTCGATTAAAGAGCGAGCTGGCGGAAGGTCCAAATATAACTTAAAAAGAATGCTGGCATTGGCATGGGATGGGATTACCTCTTTTAGTGTCACCCCCTTGCGTTTTGTTATGCTTATCGGCTTATTCATTGCCATTCTGTCAACAGGGGTCGGTATATGGATTGTTTCTCTGACAATTTTTGCTGAAGATATGATTGTCCCTGGCTGGGCCTCTACGCTGCTGCCAATATTTTTTTTAGGCGGGATTCAAATTCTGGCCATTGGTATCATCGGGGAATATCTGGGCAAGATATACCTTGAGGTAAAAAAACGCCCGCGTTTTATTGTGGAGGAGATTGTTGATAGAGAGAAAGAAACCTGA